The proteins below are encoded in one region of Phycisphaerales bacterium:
- a CDS encoding FHA domain-containing protein, which produces MMELHVCTREGEMLRAFAIGDNAELIIGRDESCDIQIRSQTVSREHCSIEYIGEEMMLRDLESSGGTYLNGQRVENVRIEDGMEVSVGPAILKFLDADF; this is translated from the coding sequence ATGATGGAGCTACACGTCTGCACCCGAGAAGGAGAAATGCTTCGAGCATTTGCTATCGGTGATAATGCAGAGCTGATCATCGGCCGAGATGAATCTTGCGACATTCAGATTCGGTCTCAGACGGTCTCAAGGGAACACTGCTCCATCGAGTACATCGGCGAAGAAATGATGCTGCGCGACCTAGAATCCAGCGGTGGCACCTATCTTAATGGCCAACGCGTTGAGAATGTGCGCATTGAAGACGGCATGGAGGTCTCGGTGGGACCAGCCATACTCAAATTCCTAGACGCTGATTTTTAG